One part of the Dyadobacter sp. 676 genome encodes these proteins:
- a CDS encoding TonB-dependent receptor: MMKSVPRPYNARLPRSLQMVVIFALCCVAPAFAQTTLNVGGDGKVSGSVTDGKDLLPGVNVVIKGTRTGTITDQKGQYYLDGVSPTDVLVFSYIGYKTQEELVKGRNEIFVTMQADPGNLEEVVVIGYGTEKKVNITGAVDQISGKQFEARPVANVMQGLQGVSPGLNITYQSGTPGTVPNFNIRGFTSINGGEPLFVIDGIAAANSSDLLRLNPSDIASFSVLRDAASAAIYGARAAFGVVLITTKQGGRGKQSITYNNFFSWGQPTVLPKPVTDPYIFSRVLETSTDNTPWDYVNYSDEYYAWAKERSDNPATPDTRIDPSDPTKWAYMGSNNWYDYFFNKRSFSQNHSLAFTGSAKTANDRIVGYYISADYNREGGLNKLTDDYWNRYSSRARLDFTPLKWLKLDNNLSVYRTERAVPTADITDIYYLQPTQVASNPDGTWANTAAGRLAARLNDGGNKKQDMFGFQDILRGIVTTLNGDLQVTGSASFKREQWNTKQDVSNYRIGYGPNDIRTEGGTGGVYETNATLANNVLDLFANYTKTLGIHRINLVAGYNQESYSFTTTKAQKTVLISPSLPYLNLTSGIAQAFGADTSYATRSVFGRINYTLNERYIIEANGRYDGSSRFPKANRWGFFPSVSAAWIASSESFVKEALPFIPTLKLRASYGDLGNQNVGYYSFRQALPTGLSSYLIDGNKQTVIAGSPSLYVDPANYTWERVSTLNFGADLGVLKDRLTFGFDYYIRDTKGMLTEGEELPGVLGTTVPYQNVADLRTKGLELTIGYNDSYNVGGKPLSLGAKLILSDSRSKITRFKNDQELFTKYRKGQEIGEIWGLTNDGLFKNADEIAKLDESDIVPWGALSIVPGWPKYKDLDGDGRITQGLTQKDPKDLSIIGNTTPRYRIGFNLNADWNGFDFSAVLQGVLKGDYYPRHYLYWGPYQQPYANVYPWNLDYYRGQADSDQQRAKHSQSYIAAGLADANTDANFPVLQSWLADNNYGSGLDIAQTKYLLSAAYLRIKNVTIGYSLPSSVLQKHKIGRVRIFASGENLFEFSQLKKYFDPEVISSSSTFNTSNGFSYPFQRKFAFGVNVEF; this comes from the coding sequence ATGATGAAAAGTGTACCCAGACCTTACAACGCAAGGCTGCCGCGAAGCCTGCAGATGGTTGTGATTTTTGCGCTTTGCTGCGTGGCACCGGCTTTCGCGCAAACGACGCTCAATGTCGGCGGCGACGGCAAAGTATCCGGAAGCGTGACGGACGGAAAGGACCTGCTGCCGGGTGTAAATGTGGTGATCAAAGGAACCCGGACAGGGACAATTACCGACCAGAAAGGACAGTATTACCTCGATGGTGTTTCCCCCACCGACGTTCTGGTGTTCTCCTACATTGGTTACAAAACCCAGGAAGAGCTCGTAAAAGGCCGGAACGAGATTTTCGTAACGATGCAGGCCGACCCCGGTAATCTCGAAGAAGTGGTCGTGATCGGCTACGGAACGGAAAAAAAGGTGAATATCACCGGGGCGGTGGACCAGATTTCGGGTAAGCAGTTCGAGGCGCGGCCGGTGGCGAATGTCATGCAAGGCTTGCAAGGAGTGAGCCCGGGATTGAACATTACTTACCAGAGCGGTACCCCCGGAACCGTTCCGAACTTCAACATCCGCGGTTTTACCTCCATCAACGGCGGTGAGCCGCTGTTTGTGATCGACGGCATCGCCGCCGCCAACAGCAGCGACCTGCTTCGCCTGAACCCCTCCGATATCGCCAGCTTCTCGGTACTGCGCGATGCGGCTTCGGCAGCTATTTACGGCGCCAGGGCGGCATTTGGCGTAGTACTGATCACCACCAAGCAGGGTGGAAGAGGTAAGCAGTCCATTACCTACAACAACTTTTTCTCCTGGGGCCAGCCGACGGTGCTGCCCAAGCCGGTGACCGATCCCTACATTTTTTCGCGCGTACTGGAAACGTCCACCGACAATACGCCGTGGGACTATGTCAACTATTCCGATGAGTACTATGCCTGGGCCAAGGAACGTTCGGACAACCCGGCCACGCCCGATACGCGTATAGACCCCTCCGACCCTACGAAATGGGCCTATATGGGCAGCAACAACTGGTACGATTACTTTTTCAACAAAAGGAGTTTCTCACAAAACCACAGTCTGGCATTTACCGGCAGCGCCAAAACTGCCAACGACCGAATAGTAGGTTATTATATCTCTGCCGACTACAACCGCGAAGGAGGGCTGAACAAACTGACCGACGACTACTGGAACCGCTATTCGTCCCGGGCCAGGCTGGATTTCACGCCTTTGAAATGGCTGAAACTCGATAATAATCTGTCTGTTTACCGCACCGAGCGCGCCGTACCGACTGCCGACATCACCGATATTTACTACCTGCAACCGACACAAGTCGCCTCGAATCCCGACGGAACCTGGGCCAACACGGCGGCGGGCCGCCTTGCGGCGAGACTGAACGATGGTGGCAACAAGAAGCAGGACATGTTCGGGTTCCAGGATATTCTCCGTGGCATCGTGACGACCCTGAACGGCGATTTGCAGGTAACCGGTTCGGCGAGCTTCAAGCGCGAGCAATGGAACACCAAGCAGGATGTGAGCAACTACCGCATCGGGTACGGCCCGAACGACATCCGTACCGAGGGCGGAACCGGCGGTGTGTATGAAACCAATGCCACGCTGGCCAACAATGTACTCGATTTGTTTGCCAATTATACCAAAACGTTGGGTATTCACCGTATTAACCTGGTTGCGGGGTATAACCAGGAAAGTTATAGTTTCACCACCACCAAGGCGCAGAAGACGGTCCTGATCTCGCCTTCCTTGCCCTACCTTAACCTGACCAGCGGTATCGCCCAGGCATTTGGCGCAGACACCAGCTACGCTACCCGTAGTGTCTTTGGCCGGATTAATTATACGCTCAACGAACGTTATATCATCGAAGCGAATGGCCGTTATGACGGCTCTTCCCGTTTCCCGAAAGCGAACAGGTGGGGATTCTTTCCGTCGGTATCGGCGGCATGGATCGCGAGCTCGGAGTCGTTCGTGAAGGAGGCGTTACCTTTTATCCCCACACTTAAACTCCGCGCTTCGTACGGAGACCTGGGTAACCAGAACGTGGGATATTACAGTTTTCGGCAAGCTTTACCGACCGGCCTGTCCAGCTACCTGATCGACGGCAACAAGCAAACGGTGATCGCCGGGTCGCCGTCACTGTATGTCGATCCGGCCAACTACACCTGGGAACGGGTTTCTACGCTGAACTTCGGCGCGGACCTCGGGGTGCTGAAAGACCGGCTGACGTTTGGTTTCGACTATTATATCCGCGATACCAAAGGTATGCTGACGGAGGGTGAGGAGTTACCCGGCGTGCTGGGCACGACGGTCCCTTACCAGAACGTGGCCGACCTGCGTACGAAGGGTCTGGAATTGACCATCGGCTATAACGATTCATACAACGTGGGCGGCAAACCACTTTCGCTCGGCGCGAAACTGATCCTCTCCGACTCACGTTCCAAAATAACCCGTTTTAAAAACGACCAGGAGCTTTTCACCAAATACCGGAAAGGGCAGGAAATAGGGGAGATATGGGGCCTTACGAACGACGGCCTTTTCAAGAATGCCGACGAGATCGCCAAACTCGACGAGAGCGACATCGTTCCCTGGGGAGCGCTGTCGATTGTTCCCGGGTGGCCCAAATACAAGGACCTCGACGGCGATGGCCGCATTACGCAGGGACTCACCCAAAAAGACCCGAAAGACCTTTCCATTATCGGGAATACCACCCCGCGCTACCGCATCGGTTTCAACCTCAATGCCGACTGGAATGGTTTCGATTTCTCGGCCGTGCTTCAAGGTGTGCTGAAAGGCGACTATTACCCGCGCCATTACCTGTATTGGGGGCCATACCAGCAACCATATGCCAATGTATACCCCTGGAACCTCGATTACTACCGCGGCCAGGCCGATTCCGACCAGCAGCGCGCGAAGCATTCGCAATCGTACATCGCGGCCGGTCTTGCCGATGCCAATACCGATGCGAATTTCCCGGTGCTGCAATCGTGGCTGGCCGACAACAATTACGGCTCGGGCCTCGACATCGCCCAGACGAAATACTTGCTGAGCGCCGCTTATCTGCGGATCAAGAACGTGACGATCGGCTATTCGCTGCCGTCATCGGTTTTGCAAAAGCACAAAATCGGGCGGGTACGCATATTTGCGAGCGGGGAAAACCTTTTCGAATTCTCACAACTCAAAAAATACTTCGATCCCGAGGTGATCAGCAGTAGCAGCACCTTCAATACCTCGAACGGCTTCTCATACCCGTTCCAGCGCAAATTTGCGTTCGGTGTCAATGTCGAATTTTGA
- a CDS encoding RagB/SusD family nutrient uptake outer membrane protein — protein MKKHILLLALLTGVTACNDDFLEKLPQTSISPEAFFNTEGDLALYVNGLLSMPDMYDTYLNDQSTDNAATTGAVEMKVVMTGSPSSQTITGGWDWSRLRNINYFLDNYNKATATPDVKAHYAGIARYYRAQFYLEKISRYSDVPWFSKTINPGDKELYKTQDPRATVMDSVMADLAFAAANVREPVPAGTPGKWAVMTQYARTALYEGTFRKYHPELNLQATANKFLETAAAVSAEIMASKKFSIYTTGKPDADYFALFGSQDLTNNPEMILFNAFDQTKDRGQNVNSAVFGDYEQAPSRDLVQTYLMKDGSRFTDIQGYQQFGFVKEFQSRDPRLAQTLVYPGWVRAGDPVPYILRLNKNFTGYHQLKGYVNSTDNAVLNSVDVPVYRYAEVLLVNAEAKAELGTLTQDDLDKTVNLLRRRVGMPDLKLAAANGSPDPVMAQKYPNVTGANRGVIFEIRRERRVEFAFENQRFNDVMRWQAGKLLTVIPEGLYFQGLGKYDLTGDGVEDIILIDKSKTIPDEKDKEKNKLGVPLVYYRAGAIGEDVTVYLKNGNAGGTMVTETAARKFEDPKYYYRPIPQKEMLLNPKLKQVFGWN, from the coding sequence ATGAAAAAGCACATATTATTACTGGCGTTGCTAACCGGCGTGACGGCGTGCAACGACGATTTCCTCGAAAAGCTTCCGCAAACTTCGATCTCGCCAGAAGCATTCTTTAATACCGAAGGGGACCTTGCGTTGTACGTCAACGGCCTCCTGAGCATGCCGGATATGTACGATACCTATCTCAACGACCAGAGCACCGACAATGCCGCTACGACCGGGGCGGTGGAAATGAAGGTGGTTATGACCGGCTCGCCAAGCTCGCAGACCATTACCGGCGGCTGGGACTGGAGCCGTTTACGGAATATCAACTACTTTCTGGACAATTATAACAAAGCCACTGCTACCCCCGACGTGAAGGCGCATTATGCAGGCATTGCCCGCTATTACCGTGCGCAATTTTACCTCGAAAAAATAAGCCGCTACTCCGACGTCCCATGGTTTTCCAAGACGATAAACCCGGGGGACAAAGAACTCTATAAAACACAGGACCCGCGCGCGACCGTGATGGATAGTGTCATGGCCGACCTGGCTTTTGCGGCCGCTAACGTGAGGGAACCGGTGCCGGCGGGTACACCGGGCAAATGGGCGGTAATGACCCAGTATGCCCGTACGGCGTTGTATGAAGGAACTTTCCGGAAATATCATCCCGAGCTGAATCTTCAAGCGACGGCCAACAAATTCCTCGAAACGGCAGCCGCTGTTTCCGCGGAGATTATGGCATCGAAGAAGTTTTCGATCTACACTACCGGCAAACCGGACGCCGACTACTTTGCGTTGTTCGGCAGCCAGGACCTGACCAACAACCCCGAAATGATCCTGTTCAATGCATTCGACCAAACGAAGGATCGTGGCCAGAATGTGAATAGCGCCGTATTTGGCGATTACGAGCAGGCACCTTCGCGCGACCTCGTGCAGACTTACCTGATGAAAGACGGTTCCCGTTTCACGGATATTCAGGGTTATCAGCAGTTCGGTTTTGTCAAGGAATTCCAGAGCCGGGACCCACGCCTCGCGCAGACCCTCGTGTATCCGGGCTGGGTGCGCGCAGGCGATCCTGTGCCTTACATTCTTCGCCTGAACAAGAACTTTACAGGGTATCATCAACTGAAGGGTTACGTGAACTCCACTGACAATGCGGTCCTGAACAGCGTGGATGTGCCGGTGTACCGGTACGCCGAGGTGCTTTTGGTCAATGCCGAAGCCAAAGCCGAACTGGGGACGCTCACGCAGGACGACCTCGACAAAACGGTGAATCTGCTCCGCAGGAGGGTCGGGATGCCGGATCTGAAACTGGCGGCCGCAAATGGCAGCCCCGACCCCGTTATGGCGCAGAAATATCCGAACGTGACCGGTGCCAACCGTGGGGTGATTTTCGAGATCCGTCGGGAGAGAAGGGTGGAGTTTGCATTTGAAAACCAGCGGTTTAATGACGTAATGCGCTGGCAGGCAGGTAAATTGCTGACGGTGATCCCGGAAGGCCTGTATTTCCAGGGCCTCGGCAAATATGACCTGACCGGCGACGGCGTGGAGGACATTATCCTGATCGATAAATCCAAAACGATTCCCGACGAAAAGGACAAGGAAAAGAATAAGTTGGGCGTGCCGCTCGTATACTATCGTGCGGGAGCCATCGGAGAGGACGTGACGGTATATCTCAAAAACGGCAATGCGGGCGGTACCATGGTTACCGAAACCGCCGCGCGCAAATTCGAAGACCCGAAATATTATTACCGGCCCATCCCGCAAAAAGAAATGCTGCTGAATCCCAAATTGAAGCAGGTTTTCGGTTGGAATTGA
- a CDS encoding glycoside hydrolase family 95 protein: MKTFLGLLLCSVTALTPLHAQPDPKPQPAPLSLWYDQPAKEWMTQALPIGNGYVGAMFFGGTEEERLQFSEGSLWAGGQGANAAYHFGLKKEAYKHLPKVRELLAAGKMKEAHALANKELTGVIHEKKENIPSSDFGAQQTVGDIFVKVPSKGPVQNYRRELNISNALGKVSYDVGGSHFERTYFGNYPSKVMVYQFTSSTPETYSIRFETPHAKDYERFAKNQYTFGGHLKDNHQEFETVYRIDTDGKTAFSNGVLTVTDAKSVVLVHTVATDYVMKFPDYKGNDYKKANAATMAKVAGKHYAALLAEQQKDYHNLFDRVALKLGTAAPPNVPTDERQRAYFKGQPDHNLETLYFQYGRYLMISSTRPGTMPMSLQGKWNDSTNPPWANDYHTNINIQMLYWPAEATNLSECHLPLMDFTRSIVEPGRLAAKEFFNARGWIVNTMLNAYGYTSPGWDFPWGFFPGGAAWLCQHLWEHYAFTNDKVFLKNTAYPVMKEASEFWMDYLTDDGKGHLVSSPSYSPEHGGISTGATMDHEMAWDVLNNTAEAAAVLGIDADFAQKARVTRDKILPLQIGRWKQLQEWREDVDDSTNHHRHVSHLYALHPGKQISITKTPTEAEAARVSLNARGDDGTGWSLAWKVNFWARLQDGNRAYKLLKSVLRPVADQGTNMAGGGGSYANLLCAHPPFQLDGNMGSTAGVAEMLLQSQTGMIELLPALPDAWANGSVKGLKARGNVTVDEVWENGKLKSVTLFSPNAQRRTLKYGNKTIDAELAAGKAKTWNAGDFE; this comes from the coding sequence ATGAAAACTTTTCTGGGCCTGCTCCTTTGTTCTGTCACCGCATTAACCCCGCTGCATGCGCAGCCGGACCCAAAACCACAACCCGCACCTCTGTCGCTATGGTACGACCAGCCGGCGAAAGAATGGATGACCCAGGCATTGCCGATCGGTAATGGCTATGTGGGCGCGATGTTTTTCGGCGGAACGGAGGAGGAGCGGCTTCAATTCTCGGAAGGGAGTTTGTGGGCGGGCGGCCAGGGGGCCAACGCAGCGTATCATTTTGGCTTGAAAAAAGAAGCCTATAAACACTTGCCGAAGGTGCGCGAGCTGCTTGCCGCCGGGAAAATGAAGGAGGCGCATGCGCTGGCGAATAAGGAATTGACGGGTGTTATCCACGAAAAAAAGGAAAACATCCCTTCTTCCGATTTCGGCGCGCAGCAAACGGTAGGTGATATTTTCGTGAAAGTGCCTTCCAAAGGTCCCGTACAGAACTATCGCCGTGAGCTGAATATTTCCAATGCATTAGGTAAAGTGAGTTACGACGTGGGCGGAAGTCATTTTGAAAGGACCTATTTCGGTAATTACCCTTCCAAAGTGATGGTATACCAGTTCACTTCCTCGACGCCCGAAACCTATTCTATTCGCTTCGAAACGCCGCATGCGAAGGATTATGAACGGTTCGCGAAAAACCAATATACCTTCGGCGGGCACCTGAAAGATAACCATCAGGAGTTTGAAACCGTTTACCGTATCGACACCGACGGCAAAACGGCATTCAGTAACGGAGTGCTTACGGTTACGGACGCCAAATCCGTCGTGCTGGTGCACACCGTAGCGACGGACTACGTCATGAAGTTTCCGGATTACAAGGGTAATGATTACAAGAAGGCCAATGCCGCAACCATGGCCAAAGTGGCCGGAAAGCATTACGCCGCACTGCTCGCCGAACAACAAAAGGATTACCACAACCTTTTTGACCGCGTGGCACTGAAACTCGGCACAGCCGCACCGCCCAATGTCCCTACCGACGAACGCCAGCGGGCCTATTTTAAAGGGCAGCCGGACCATAACCTCGAAACGCTGTATTTCCAGTATGGCCGTTACCTGATGATCTCTTCGACGCGCCCGGGCACGATGCCTATGAGCCTGCAAGGCAAATGGAACGACAGCACCAACCCGCCCTGGGCGAATGATTACCACACGAATATCAATATACAAATGCTTTACTGGCCCGCCGAGGCGACCAACCTTTCGGAGTGCCATTTGCCTTTGATGGATTTCACCCGGTCCATTGTGGAGCCGGGAAGGCTGGCTGCGAAAGAGTTTTTCAATGCCAGGGGCTGGATCGTGAACACCATGCTGAACGCCTATGGTTACACTTCGCCGGGCTGGGATTTTCCCTGGGGCTTTTTTCCCGGCGGTGCGGCCTGGCTTTGTCAGCATCTGTGGGAACATTATGCGTTTACCAACGACAAAGTATTCCTGAAAAATACGGCTTACCCGGTGATGAAGGAGGCTTCGGAATTTTGGATGGATTACCTGACGGACGATGGCAAAGGCCACCTTGTTTCGTCGCCGTCGTACTCACCCGAACACGGGGGCATCTCTACCGGCGCCACTATGGACCACGAAATGGCGTGGGATGTGCTCAACAACACCGCCGAAGCGGCAGCCGTGCTGGGTATAGACGCCGATTTCGCGCAAAAGGCGCGCGTAACCCGTGACAAGATACTGCCTTTGCAGATAGGTCGCTGGAAACAGTTGCAGGAGTGGCGCGAGGATGTGGACGATTCTACCAACCACCATCGCCATGTTTCGCACTTGTATGCATTGCATCCCGGCAAGCAGATTTCCATTACCAAAACCCCAACCGAAGCCGAGGCCGCGCGTGTAAGCCTCAACGCCCGTGGCGACGATGGTACCGGCTGGTCGCTGGCCTGGAAAGTAAATTTCTGGGCGCGTTTGCAGGACGGTAACCGTGCATACAAGCTGCTGAAGAGCGTACTCCGGCCCGTCGCCGACCAGGGTACCAATATGGCTGGTGGCGGCGGTTCCTACGCTAACCTACTCTGCGCTCACCCGCCATTTCAGCTCGACGGCAACATGGGCTCTACCGCCGGTGTAGCCGAAATGCTTCTCCAATCCCAAACCGGCATGATCGAACTCCTGCCGGCGTTGCCCGATGCCTGGGCAAACGGTTCGGTCAAAGGCCTCAAAGCGCGTGGTAACGTGACTGTGGATGAGGTTTGGGAAAATGGTAAGTTAAAATCCGTGACACTGTTTTCACCTAATGCGCAGAGACGTACATTGAAATACGGAAATAAAACGATCGATGCAGAGCTGGCTGCCGGAAAGGCAAAAACATGGAATGCCGGCGATTTTGAATAA
- a CDS encoding (2Fe-2S)-binding protein, whose protein sequence is MDIDHDATPPDMPDEDRRLFLKQSVFFAGFSMVPADFLQAASALEDGPVGNAVKVRISLTVNGKRRRLSIDPRMTLLDLLRENMGLTGTKKGCDFGQCGACTVHIDGRRALSCLTFAVMQHGSKITTIEGLSDGEHLHPLQEAFIKHDGFQCGYCTPGQVMSGVMCIREGCAGSAEEVREYMSGNLCRCGAYPNIVDAILEVKKEGLKV, encoded by the coding sequence ATGGACATCGACCACGACGCTACTCCGCCCGACATGCCTGACGAAGACCGACGCCTTTTTCTGAAACAATCCGTGTTTTTCGCCGGATTTTCGATGGTGCCGGCCGATTTCCTGCAAGCGGCTTCCGCATTGGAGGACGGCCCTGTCGGCAATGCAGTGAAGGTCAGAATATCGCTCACGGTCAATGGGAAGCGCAGGCGTTTGTCCATTGATCCCCGCATGACATTACTTGATCTGCTTCGCGAAAATATGGGGCTGACAGGCACCAAAAAGGGCTGCGATTTCGGGCAATGCGGGGCTTGTACGGTGCATATCGACGGCCGGCGGGCACTGTCCTGTCTCACTTTCGCCGTCATGCAGCATGGTTCGAAGATCACGACCATCGAAGGGCTTTCCGATGGGGAGCATTTACATCCGTTGCAGGAAGCGTTCATCAAACACGACGGCTTTCAATGCGGGTATTGCACGCCGGGACAGGTGATGTCGGGCGTTATGTGTATACGGGAAGGGTGTGCGGGGTCGGCGGAGGAAGTGCGGGAATATATGAGCGGCAATTTGTGCCGCTGCGGCGCTTACCCGAATATCGTGGATGCCATTCTGGAAGTGAAAAAAGAAGGACTGAAAGTATGA
- a CDS encoding xanthine dehydrogenase family protein subunit M, which produces MRPFQYLRPKTVAEAITMAADNPGAQYIAGGTNLVELMKRGIASPAKLIDINHLPLKKIEHRYDRLRIGALALNSDVARHKGVVSRQPLLAQALLAGASGQLRNMATVGGNLLQRTRCSYFYDLVLPCNKRKPGSGCGAEGGISRTHAIFFAGNAFGGIERPSCIAVHPSDMCVALTAVDTVIVVNGPNGERRVQMKDFLRLSTQQPELDSNLGPGELVTAIEVLDNAFARHSHYLKVRDRASYAFALVSVAAALQMDGGRIWDARMALGGVAHKPWRYWAIDLMLRGHAPSEKLFREVAEHEMQSARATEQNAFKIKLTSNAIVAALKTAAGIS; this is translated from the coding sequence ATGAGACCATTTCAATACCTGCGTCCTAAAACCGTCGCGGAAGCTATTACGATGGCCGCCGACAATCCCGGAGCGCAGTACATTGCGGGCGGTACAAACCTGGTAGAGCTTATGAAGCGCGGCATTGCTTCGCCTGCCAAGCTGATCGATATCAATCATTTACCATTAAAGAAAATAGAGCACCGCTATGACCGCCTGCGCATCGGCGCCCTGGCGCTGAACAGCGATGTAGCGCGGCACAAAGGTGTGGTAAGCCGCCAGCCGCTGCTTGCCCAGGCATTGCTGGCGGGCGCCTCGGGGCAGCTGCGCAATATGGCTACCGTGGGCGGAAACCTTTTGCAGCGAACGCGTTGCAGCTACTTCTATGACCTGGTATTGCCCTGTAACAAGCGCAAACCCGGCTCCGGCTGCGGCGCGGAAGGGGGCATTAGCCGAACACACGCCATATTTTTTGCAGGAAACGCCTTTGGAGGAATCGAAAGGCCGTCCTGCATCGCCGTACATCCGAGCGATATGTGCGTGGCGCTTACCGCCGTGGATACCGTCATTGTGGTCAACGGCCCGAACGGTGAGCGGAGGGTCCAGATGAAGGATTTCCTGCGTCTTTCGACCCAACAGCCCGAGCTGGACAGTAATCTCGGTCCCGGTGAACTGGTGACGGCCATCGAGGTACTGGACAATGCTTTTGCCCGGCATAGCCATTATCTGAAAGTGCGCGACCGTGCTTCGTACGCGTTTGCATTGGTGTCGGTAGCGGCCGCCCTGCAGATGGACGGCGGCCGTATCTGGGATGCGCGGATGGCACTCGGCGGCGTGGCGCATAAGCCATGGCGCTATTGGGCCATCGACCTGATGCTCAGAGGGCACGCACCTTCGGAGAAGCTGTTCAGGGAGGTAGCCGAGCACGAAATGCAGAGCGCAAGGGCCACGGAACAGAATGCATTCAAGATTAAACTCACGTCCAATGCGATCGTCGCGGCATTGAAAACCGCGGCAGGCATTTCCTGA